A single region of the Corticium candelabrum chromosome 15, ooCorCand1.1, whole genome shotgun sequence genome encodes:
- the LOC134190786 gene encoding spondin-2-like, producing MWVAGGQSTPGMKSMAEFGGQSTLNNEMRAQRSNVLDTLSFTVIYAGTGTRKGSLDVDGSHSLVSLVSMVAPSPDWFVGVHDLDLCNGATWTQSMTVDLFPYDAGTDSGLKFASANSATNPRSRSIV from the coding sequence ATGTGGGTTGCTGGAGGACAATCTACACCTGGAATGAAGAGTATGGCAGAATTTGGAGGACAATCAACTTTGAACAATGAAATGAGAGCTCAAAGAAGTAATGTTCTGGACACTCTGTCTTTCACTGTTATATATGCTGGTACTGGCACTCGTAAAGGGAGTCTAGATGTTGATGGCAGCCATTCACTTGTTTCTCTTGTCAGTATGGTCGCTCCCAGTCCTGACTGGTTTGTAGGCGTTCATGATCTTGATCTGTGTAATGGAGCAACGTGGACACAGTCGATGACTGTTGACTTGTTTCCTTATGATGCAGGAACTGACAGTGGACTGAAATTTGCATCAGCCAACTCTGCAACAAACCCCAGGAGCCGATCTATCGTCTGA
- the LOC134191115 gene encoding uncharacterized protein LOC134191115 isoform X1 encodes MVAKAGLQTLMSTAVLMILLSASSVNVSAACLGQGTYAVTFQTIWTSASHPKDYPSSAHWSGLVGGSHNSKYQMWVAGGKSTLGMKNMAEFGGQSTLLSEMRAQGSNVLDTEALSSIYPGTGTRKGSLDVDGSHSLVSLVSMVAPSPDWFVGVHDLDLCNGTTWTQLMTVDLFPYDAGTDSGLKFASANSATSPQEPIYRLTGTNPNNAQSSFYGYNPVPRMATLGFVRTSLTTPTRQPTTQQQTTQQTTTRQSTTEQPTTQQQTTQQSSSVNVSAACLGQATYAVTFQTIWTSASHPKDYPSSAHWSGLVGGSHNSKYQMWVAGGKSTLGMKNMAEFGIQSTLLSEMRAQGSNVLGTLALSVIFPGTGTRKGSLDVDGSHSLVSLVSMVAPSPDWFVGVHDLDLCNGTTWTQSMTVDLFPYDAGTDSGLKFASANSATSPQEPIYRLTGTNPNNAQSSFYGYNPVPRMATLGFVRTSLTTPTRQPTIQQTKTQQQTTQQTTTQQSTTELPTTQQSTTQQLTTQQTTQQPTRQQPTTQQTTTQTTTLQTTTQQLTTQQPTTQQSTIKQSTTQQPTSQQTTTQQPTTQQPTTQQQTTKQQTATQQLTTQQLTAQQQTTQQQKTQQPIQQTTQQTTQQTTVQQTISTTLSQQTTTQQTPQATTSIPTQTPNTTDTPTASQPTETTSASNTNTPRTTTQHQTTSTPRQGQSAAPSRGCTGQATYQVTFKTLWTRDRFPKDFPSSAHFSGLVGASHNSEYTMWRQGQTATRGIETMAELGKQVVLLLEFEQHGNNMLEYLAFKGIGQGEGQRSGTIDVDNAHRLVSLVSMIAPSPDWFVGIHDENMCDNSGWVTFRTYELFPYDAGTDSGLKFLSPDVDTQPKEGVHRLTNSVPNITDSSFYGTNQVPHIATLTFNLMSVKTSGAAHETSRVAHVVAVLLAVAVFGQMWTY; translated from the coding sequence ATGGTGGCGAAAGCAGGGTTGCAAACTCTAATGTCTACTGCAGTACTGATGATCTTGTTGTCTGCTTCTTCTGTTAATGTTTCTGCTGCATGTCTAGGACAAGGGACATATGCCGTCACTTTCCAGACTATCTGGACGTCCGCTAGTCATCCTAAAGATTATCCGTCTAGTGCACATTGGTCTGGTCTGGTTGGAGGGAGTCACAACAGCAAATATCAAATGTGGGTTGCTGGAGGTAAATCTACACTTGGAATGAAGAATATGGCGGAATTTGGAGGACAATCAACTTTGCTTAGTGAAATGAGAGCTCAAGGAAGTAATGTTCTGGACACTGAAGCTTTGTCTAGTATATATCCTGGTACTGGCACTCGTAAAGGGAGTCTAGATGTTGATGGCAGCCATTCACTTGTTTCTCTTGTCAGTATGGTCGCTCCCAGTCCTGACTGGTTTGTAGGCGTTCATGATCTTGATCTGTGTAATGGAACGACGTGGACACAGTTGATGACTGTTGACTTGTTTCCTTATGATGCAGGAACTGACAGTGGACTGAAATTCGCATCAGCCAACTCTGCAACGAGCCCCCAGGAGCCGATCTATCGTCTGACAGGAACGAATCCAAACAATGCACAAAGCTCATTCTATGGATATAATCCAGTACCAAGAATGGCGACTCTAGGATTTGTTCGTACTTCGCTGACAACACCAACACGACAgccaacaacacaacaacagacaacacaacaaacaacaacacgacagtcaacaacagaacagccaacaacacaacaacagacaacacaacagtcatcTTCTGTTAACGTTTCTGCTGCATGTCTAGGACAAGCGACATATGCTGTCACTTTCCAGACTATCTGGACGTCGGCTAGTCATCCTAAAGATTATCCGTCTAGTGCACATTGGTCTGGTCTGGTAGGAGGGAGTCACAACAGCAAATATCAAATGTGGGTTGCTGGAGGTAAATCTACACTTGGAATGAAGAATATGGCGGAATTTGGAATACAATCAACTTTGCTTAGTGAAATGAGAGCTCAAGGAAGTAATGTTCTAGGCACTCTGGCTTTGTCTGTTATATTTCCTGGTACTGGCACTCGTAAAGGGAGTCTAGATGTTGATGGCAGCCATTCACTTGTTTCTCTTGTCAGTATGGTCGCTCCCAGTCCTGACTGGTTTGTAGGCGTTCATGATCTTGATCTGTGTAATGGAACGACGTGGACACAGTCGATGACTGTTGACTTGTTTCCTTATGATGCAGGAACTGACAGTGGACTGAAATTCGCATCAGCCAACTCTGCAACAAGCCCCCAGGAGCCAATCTATCGTCTGACAGGAACGAATCCAAACAATGCACAAAGCTCATTCTATGGATATAATCCAGTACCGAGAATGGCGACTCTAGGATTTGTTCGTACTTCACTGACAACACCAACACGACAGCCAACGATACAACAAAcgaaaacacaacaacagacaacacaacaaacaacaacacaacagtcaacaACAGAACTAccgacaacacaacagtcaacaacacaacagctgacaacacaacaaacaacacaacagccgACAAGACAACAGccgacaacacaacaaacaacaacacaaacaacaacactacaaacaacaacacaacagttaaCAACACAGcaaccaacaacacaacagtcaacaATAAAGcagtcaacaacacaacagccgacatcacaacaaacaacaacacaacagccaacaacacaacagccgacaacacaacaacaaacaacaaaacaacaaacagcaacacaacagctaacaacacaacagctaACAGCACAACagcagacaacacaacaacaaaaaacacagCAACCaatacaacagacaacacaacagacaacacaacagacaacagtacaacaaacaatatcaACGACACtgtcacaacaaacaacaacacagcaaacaCCACAAGCAACTACTTCTATACCAACACAAACACctaacacaacagacacacctaCCGCATCTCAACCAACAGAAACTACGTCTGCATCAAATACAAACACGCCAAGAACAAccacacaacaccaaacaacatcaacaccaaGACAAGGACAATCAGCAGCTCCGTCTCGCGGCTGTACCGGCCAAGCAACATATCAAGTCACGTTCAAAACACTGTGGACAAGAGACCGTTTTCCAAAAGATTTCCCTTCCAGTGCCCATTTTTCAGGTCTAGTCGGTGCTAGTCACAACAGCGAGTACACCATGTGGAGACAAGGACAAACAGCCACCAGAGGAATAGAAACAATGGCTGAACTCGGCAAGCAAGTTGTGCTGCTACTAGAATTCGAACAACACGGCAATAACATGCTGGAGTATCTAGCATTTAAAGGGATAGGACAAGGTGAGGGACAACGGAGTGGCACAATCGATGTGGACAATGCacaccgtcttgtctctctaGTCAGTATGATTGCTCCGAGTCCGGACTGGTTTGTGGGAATCCACGACGAAAACATGTGTGACAATTCAGGCTGGGTAACGTTCCGTACGTATGAGCTATTTCCATACGATGCGGGCACTGATAGTGGACTCAAGTTTCTGTCACCAGATGTTGACACACAACCAAAGGAAGGTGTTCACCGTCTAACCAACTCGGTACCAAACATCACTGATAGTTCGTTCTATGGTACCAATCAAGTGCCACACATTGCAACTCTCACCTTCAATCTGATGAGCGTGAAGACATCTGGAGCGGCTCACGAAACGTCGAGAGTAGCACACGTTGTTGCTGTCCTGTTAGCAGTGGCAGTTTTCGGGCAAATGTGGACATACTGA
- the LOC134191254 gene encoding prefoldin subunit 6-like: MASMTKAKALEKELQDELEQLKKLQADMRKSVGSRQQLESQLRENQIVKDELGLLKPSNTVYKLIGPALVKQDLTEAKQTVDKRLEFINKEIERCEAVIKDLEGKSEQKKEKLVKLQTSLQAQLQTSFQKQKLK, translated from the exons ATGGCATCCATGACGAAAGCTAAAGCTCTAGAGAAAGAGTTGCAAGACGAACTGGAGCAGCTAAAGAAACTTCAAGCCG acatGCGCAAGAGTGTGGGCAGTAGACAGCAATTGGAATCACAACTGAGAGAAAATCAAATTGTCAAAGACGAGTTAGGATTACTCAAACCAAGTAATACGGTTTACAAGCTGATTGGTCCAGCCCTGGTGAAACAGGATCTCACAGAAGCGAAACAGACAGTCGATAAACGACTCGAATTCATCAACAAAGAAAT AGAGCGGTGTGAGGCTGTCATCAAGGACCTGGAAGGCAAGTCtgaacagaagaaagaaaaacTTGTGAAATTGCAGACGTCACTACAAGCTCAACTACAGACATCATTTcagaaacagaaactgaaATAA
- the LOC134191166 gene encoding surfeit locus protein 1-like — translation MWLLIIPVTTASLGTWQIFRLRDKLELKLKLEAKTQALPIEMPSEVSNLDELEYRRVVLHGFFDHGIEFYIRPRQLLSGETRQRIQTSEPGAQVITPFYCRQTNSRILVNRGWVPKSRLNPQSRLEGQIEGEVTLTALIRRNENRPIFMPKNDIENNMWHYKDLEQMSSIAATEPILVDADATTTIPGGPIGGQTVVSLRNDHLQYIFTWYCLSLFTFYMWFKLRNRQVRSRARLQSVTGRT, via the exons ATGTGGCTGCTGATCATACCAGTGACGACAGCGTCTCTAGGCACGTGGCAGATCTTCAGACTGAGAGACAAGTTAGAACTGAAGCTCAAGTTGGAGGCTAAAACACAAGCTTTGCCCATAGAGATGCCATCAGA AGTCTCAAACTTGGATGAGTTAGAATATCGTCGTGTTGTCTTACACGGTTTCTTTGACCATGGAATTGAGTTTTATATTCGTCCAAGACAATTGCTGTCTGGCGAGACTCGACAACGAATACAAACATCAGAGCCTGGAGCTCAAGTCATTACACCATTTTActgtagacaaacaaa TTCAAGGATTCTCGTGAACAGAGGGTGGGTGCCGAAGTCGAGGCTTAATCCTCAATCTCGATTGGAAGGGCAG ATTGAAGGTGAAGTCACACTTACTGCTTTGATACGAAGGAATGAAAAC aGACCAATATTTATGCCAAAGAACGACATCGAGAACAACATGTGGCATTACAAAGATCTCGAGCAAATGTCGTCTATTGCTGCCACGGAACCGATTCTCGTAGATGCCGATGCAA cAACCACCATCCCTGGTGGCCCAATTGGAGGCCAGACAGTCGTCTCCCTCAGGAATGACCATCTCCAGTATATCTTCACATG GTATTGTTTGTCACTCTTTACATTCTACATGTGGTTTAAACTGAGAAACCGGCAAGTCAGATCTAGAGCACGACTTCAAAGTGTAACAGGAAGAACATGA
- the LOC134190645 gene encoding methylcrotonoyl-CoA carboxylase beta chain, mitochondrial-like gives MFRLTRSAHRLLRTPVVRASQFHWENDVPVIGTPVNAESADFKENKEKMSNLVAELRAVVDTNSRGGSEKARQLHESRGKLLVRERIQCLLDPGSPFLEFSQLAGYKLYGNEEVPAGGIITGIGRICGTECVIVANDATVKGGVYYPITVKKHVRAQEIAQQNRLPCVYLVDSGGANLPRQDEVFPDRDHFGRIFYNQANLSSLGIPQIAAVLGSCTAGGAYVPAMADESIIVKRQGTIFLGGPPLVKAATGEVIDAERLGGADLHCRTSGVTDHYALDDRHALYLVRRVIKNVNYQKSVPVTVQEVEEPARSPDELYGIVPPSYETAYDVREVIARVVDGSKFDEFKQLYGQTIVCGFARLYGYPVGFVANNGVLYSESAVKATHFIELCCQRRIPLIFLQNITGFMVGSEAEAGGIAKHGAKMVTAVACAKVPKITVIIGGSFGAGNYGMCGRAYGPRFLYMWPNARISVMGGKQAALVLATLQEEQHRRENKPFTDEDKERIMNPIVEKFEREGKPYYSSARLWDDGVIDPMDTRKVLGLSLSAALNGPIPDTQFGVFRM, from the coding sequence ATGTTTCGATTGACAAGATCTGCTCATCGTTTGCTACGCACTCCAGTCGTGCGTGCATCCCAGTTTCACTGGGAAAACGATGTTCCGGTAATCGGGACCCCCGTGAACGCGGAATCCGCAGATTTCAAggaaaacaaagagaaaatGAGCAACCTGGTCGCAGAACTGCGCGCCGTTGTGGATACGAATTCGCGCGGAGGCAGCGAGAAGGCTCGTCAACTACACGAGTCGCGAGGAAAGCTTCTCGTCCGTGAGAGAATTCAATGTCTTCTTGATCCGGGATCTCCGTTCCTTGAGTTCTCTCAGTTGGCCGGATATAAACTCTATGGCAACGAGGAAGTACCCGCCGGTGGTATCATCACCGGTATTGGCCGCATATGTGGCACAGAGTGTGTAATAGTGGCGAACGATGCGACAGTCAAGGGGGGCGTTTATTATCCAATCACAGTCAAGAAGCACGTGAGAGCTCAAGAGATCGCTCAACAGAATCGACTGCCTTGTGTCTATCTGGTCGACTCTGGCGGCGCGAATCTACCACGACAAGACGAGGTCTTTCCCGATCGAGATCACTTCGGTCGCATCTTCTACAACCAAGCCAATCTGTCGTCGCTCGGCATTCCACAGATTGCCGCAGTGCTTGGATCGTGTACAGCCGGTGGGGCGTACGTACCCGCAATGGCCGACGAGAGTATAATCGTTAAGCGACAAGGCACTATCTTTCTCGGTGGCCCGCCGCTTGTTAAAGCAGCCACAGGAGAGGTGATAGACGCCGAACGTTTAGGAGGTGCGGATCTCCATTGTCGGACGTCGGGAGTAACAGATCACTACGCGTTAGACGATCGACACGCATTGTATCTCGTCCGTCGAGTCATCAAGAATGTTAACTATCAAAAGTCCGTGCCTGTGACGGTACAGGAAGTCGAAGAACCGGCTCGCTCACCAGACGAACTCTACGGTATCGTACCGCCGTCATACGAAACGGCGTACGACGTACGTGAGGTGATCGCTCGCGTCGTCGACGGCAGTAAATTCGACGAATTCAAACAGCTTTATGGTCAGACGATTGTTTGTGGGTTTGCTCGTCTCTATGGTTACCCAGTCGGATTTGTTGCCAACAACGGTGTTCTCTACTCTGAGTCGGCGGTGAAAGCTACTCACTTCATCGAGTTGTGTTGTCAGCGTCGCATCCCTCTTATCTTCCTTCAAAACATCACCGGGTTTATGGTCGGCAGTGAAGCGGAGGCAGGGGGGATAGCCAAACACGGTGCGAAAATGGTCACCGCGGTTGCTTGTGCCAAAGTTCCGAAAATCACTGTGATTATCGGCGGGAGCTTTGGAGCTGGAAATTATGGAATGTGTGGGCGAGCATACGGGCCACGGTTTCTCTACATGTGGCCAAATGCTCGGATATCGGTGATGGGTGGGAAGCAGGCGGCTCTCGTGTTGGCAACACTTCAGGAGGAGCAGCATCGTCGAGAAAACAAGCCGTTCACTGATGAGGACAAGGAGAGGATAATGAATCCGATTGTTGAGAAGTTTGAGCGCGAAGGCAAGCCGTATTATTCAAGCGCAAGATTGTGGGACGACGGGGTGATTGACCCGATGGATACGAGAAAAGTATTAGGACTTAGTCTGAGTGCTGCACTGAATGGTCCGATACCAGACACGCAGTTTGGTGTGTTTCGGATGTAG
- the LOC134191115 gene encoding mucin-2-like isoform X2 gives MWVAGGKSTLGMKNMAEFGGQSTLLSEMRAQGSNVLDTEALSSIYPGTGTRKGSLDVDGSHSLVSLVSMVAPSPDWFVGVHDLDLCNGTTWTQLMTVDLFPYDAGTDSGLKFASANSATSPQEPIYRLTGTNPNNAQSSFYGYNPVPRMATLGFVRTSLTTPTRQPTTQQQTTQQTTTRQSTTEQPTTQQQTTQQSSSVNVSAACLGQATYAVTFQTIWTSASHPKDYPSSAHWSGLVGGSHNSKYQMWVAGGKSTLGMKNMAEFGIQSTLLSEMRAQGSNVLGTLALSVIFPGTGTRKGSLDVDGSHSLVSLVSMVAPSPDWFVGVHDLDLCNGTTWTQSMTVDLFPYDAGTDSGLKFASANSATSPQEPIYRLTGTNPNNAQSSFYGYNPVPRMATLGFVRTSLTTPTRQPTIQQTKTQQQTTQQTTTQQSTTELPTTQQSTTQQLTTQQTTQQPTRQQPTTQQTTTQTTTLQTTTQQLTTQQPTTQQSTIKQSTTQQPTSQQTTTQQPTTQQPTTQQQTTKQQTATQQLTTQQLTAQQQTTQQQKTQQPIQQTTQQTTQQTTVQQTISTTLSQQTTTQQTPQATTSIPTQTPNTTDTPTASQPTETTSASNTNTPRTTTQHQTTSTPRQGQSAAPSRGCTGQATYQVTFKTLWTRDRFPKDFPSSAHFSGLVGASHNSEYTMWRQGQTATRGIETMAELGKQVVLLLEFEQHGNNMLEYLAFKGIGQGEGQRSGTIDVDNAHRLVSLVSMIAPSPDWFVGIHDENMCDNSGWVTFRTYELFPYDAGTDSGLKFLSPDVDTQPKEGVHRLTNSVPNITDSSFYGTNQVPHIATLTFNLMSVKTSGAAHETSRVAHVVAVLLAVAVFGQMWTY, from the coding sequence ATGTGGGTTGCTGGAGGTAAATCTACACTTGGAATGAAGAATATGGCGGAATTTGGAGGACAATCAACTTTGCTTAGTGAAATGAGAGCTCAAGGAAGTAATGTTCTGGACACTGAAGCTTTGTCTAGTATATATCCTGGTACTGGCACTCGTAAAGGGAGTCTAGATGTTGATGGCAGCCATTCACTTGTTTCTCTTGTCAGTATGGTCGCTCCCAGTCCTGACTGGTTTGTAGGCGTTCATGATCTTGATCTGTGTAATGGAACGACGTGGACACAGTTGATGACTGTTGACTTGTTTCCTTATGATGCAGGAACTGACAGTGGACTGAAATTCGCATCAGCCAACTCTGCAACGAGCCCCCAGGAGCCGATCTATCGTCTGACAGGAACGAATCCAAACAATGCACAAAGCTCATTCTATGGATATAATCCAGTACCAAGAATGGCGACTCTAGGATTTGTTCGTACTTCGCTGACAACACCAACACGACAgccaacaacacaacaacagacaacacaacaaacaacaacacgacagtcaacaacagaacagccaacaacacaacaacagacaacacaacagtcatcTTCTGTTAACGTTTCTGCTGCATGTCTAGGACAAGCGACATATGCTGTCACTTTCCAGACTATCTGGACGTCGGCTAGTCATCCTAAAGATTATCCGTCTAGTGCACATTGGTCTGGTCTGGTAGGAGGGAGTCACAACAGCAAATATCAAATGTGGGTTGCTGGAGGTAAATCTACACTTGGAATGAAGAATATGGCGGAATTTGGAATACAATCAACTTTGCTTAGTGAAATGAGAGCTCAAGGAAGTAATGTTCTAGGCACTCTGGCTTTGTCTGTTATATTTCCTGGTACTGGCACTCGTAAAGGGAGTCTAGATGTTGATGGCAGCCATTCACTTGTTTCTCTTGTCAGTATGGTCGCTCCCAGTCCTGACTGGTTTGTAGGCGTTCATGATCTTGATCTGTGTAATGGAACGACGTGGACACAGTCGATGACTGTTGACTTGTTTCCTTATGATGCAGGAACTGACAGTGGACTGAAATTCGCATCAGCCAACTCTGCAACAAGCCCCCAGGAGCCAATCTATCGTCTGACAGGAACGAATCCAAACAATGCACAAAGCTCATTCTATGGATATAATCCAGTACCGAGAATGGCGACTCTAGGATTTGTTCGTACTTCACTGACAACACCAACACGACAGCCAACGATACAACAAAcgaaaacacaacaacagacaacacaacaaacaacaacacaacagtcaacaACAGAACTAccgacaacacaacagtcaacaacacaacagctgacaacacaacaaacaacacaacagccgACAAGACAACAGccgacaacacaacaaacaacaacacaaacaacaacactacaaacaacaacacaacagttaaCAACACAGcaaccaacaacacaacagtcaacaATAAAGcagtcaacaacacaacagccgacatcacaacaaacaacaacacaacagccaacaacacaacagccgacaacacaacaacaaacaacaaaacaacaaacagcaacacaacagctaacaacacaacagctaACAGCACAACagcagacaacacaacaacaaaaaacacagCAACCaatacaacagacaacacaacagacaacacaacagacaacagtacaacaaacaatatcaACGACACtgtcacaacaaacaacaacacagcaaacaCCACAAGCAACTACTTCTATACCAACACAAACACctaacacaacagacacacctaCCGCATCTCAACCAACAGAAACTACGTCTGCATCAAATACAAACACGCCAAGAACAAccacacaacaccaaacaacatcaacaccaaGACAAGGACAATCAGCAGCTCCGTCTCGCGGCTGTACCGGCCAAGCAACATATCAAGTCACGTTCAAAACACTGTGGACAAGAGACCGTTTTCCAAAAGATTTCCCTTCCAGTGCCCATTTTTCAGGTCTAGTCGGTGCTAGTCACAACAGCGAGTACACCATGTGGAGACAAGGACAAACAGCCACCAGAGGAATAGAAACAATGGCTGAACTCGGCAAGCAAGTTGTGCTGCTACTAGAATTCGAACAACACGGCAATAACATGCTGGAGTATCTAGCATTTAAAGGGATAGGACAAGGTGAGGGACAACGGAGTGGCACAATCGATGTGGACAATGCacaccgtcttgtctctctaGTCAGTATGATTGCTCCGAGTCCGGACTGGTTTGTGGGAATCCACGACGAAAACATGTGTGACAATTCAGGCTGGGTAACGTTCCGTACGTATGAGCTATTTCCATACGATGCGGGCACTGATAGTGGACTCAAGTTTCTGTCACCAGATGTTGACACACAACCAAAGGAAGGTGTTCACCGTCTAACCAACTCGGTACCAAACATCACTGATAGTTCGTTCTATGGTACCAATCAAGTGCCACACATTGCAACTCTCACCTTCAATCTGATGAGCGTGAAGACATCTGGAGCGGCTCACGAAACGTCGAGAGTAGCACACGTTGTTGCTGTCCTGTTAGCAGTGGCAGTTTTCGGGCAAATGTGGACATACTGA
- the LOC134191116 gene encoding spondin-2-like: protein MATLGFVLRSPTPTPCTQCPGTQTYNVKFTTLWTEQAYPREYPGDAHWSGLVGESHDSRYIMWNPSGKAARGIEIMAETGKQSILLSEMAAQGNNVLATIALSGIGSGTGNRSTNLRLDCDHSQVSLVSMIAPSPDWFVGIHSVDMCNTATFEWRDGDTIDLFPYNAGTDDGLKFDSSNDDTNPKGDITRLTGSMPNNAQSSFYGYQQLQRIAQMKLTKGA from the coding sequence ATGGCAACTCTAGGATTCGTTCTAAGATCCCCAACACCAACTCCTTGCACTCAATGTCCTGGAACTCAAACATATAATGTGAAGTTTACGACACTGTGGACGGAACAGGCATACCCAAGAGAGTATCCTGGTGATGCTCATTGGTCTGGATTAGTGGGTGAAAGTCACGACAGTCGCTACATCATGTGGAATCCAAGTGGCAAGGCGGCACGAGGTATCGAGATTATGGCTGAGACAGGAAAACAATCTATCCTGTTGAGTGAGATGGCAGCACAGGGAAACAACGTTCTTGCAACTATAGCTCTCAGTGGCATTGGAAGTGGGACTGGAAATCGAAGCACAAATTTACGTCTTGATTGTGACCACTCACAAGTGTCTCTAGTCAGCATGATTGCTCCTAGTCCTGACTGGTTTGTTGGAATTCATAGTGTAGACATGTGTAACACAGCTACGTTTGAATGGAGAGACGGAGACACTATCGACTTATTTCCTTACAATGCGGGTACCGACGATGGACTGAAGTTTGACTCAAGCAATGACGACACAAATCCAAAAGGTGACATCACCCGTTTGACTGGATCGATGCCCAATAATGCTCAGAGTTCATTCTATGGATATCAACAACTGCAACGGATTGCTCAAATGAAGTTGACTAAAGGAGCCTGA
- the LOC134191400 gene encoding kynurenine formamidase-like codes for MAFQEELERLYSPSQWNKRTTPDEVIRLHMKVALEGTQSARQNCKCEMNTRYGDNQRTYDVYYPETVDDATPVFIYIHGGYWQMLSKDYGGFMAETFTRAGCIVVGMGYPIAPGPLMSDIVDAIKVGIAAVRLQFSKQRIYICGHSAGAHLAAMVLSTSVSSGCRSKLAGAFLVSGVYDLVPLVNISVNDPLHMTDDEARQCSPQYHVATFQTDCNVLVVVAENESPAFKQQSQTYTQSLQSSGVSCRELLEIEEVDHFNVAERLSDPHFELTQTILSMMGMQTSL; via the exons ATGGCTTTCCAAGAG GAACTGGAGCGTCTGTACTCGCCTAGTCAATGGAATAAGCGCACCACTCCTGATGAAGTGATCAGACTTCATATGAAAGTGGCGCTGGAAG GAACTCAGTCAGCACGACAGAATTGCAAGTGTGAGATGAATACACGATATGGCGACAACCAACGAACGTACGACGTTTACTACCCAGAAACAGTTGACGATG CTACTCCTGTGTTTATATACATTCACGGTGGATACTGGCAAATGTtgag CAAAGACTATGGTGGTTTTATGGCTGAGACGTTTACTAGAGCTGGTTGTATTGTAGTTGGGATGGGATATCCTATTGCACCTG GACCACTCATGTCTGACATAGTTGATGCCATAAAAGTAGGTATTGCTGCAGTTCGCCTCCAGTTTAGCAAACAACG AATTTATATTTGTGGTCATTCAGCTGGTGCACATCTTGCTGCCATGGTGTTAAGCACTTCTGTCTCTTCAGGTTGTCGTTCAAAGTTAGCAg GTGCCTTTCTTGTGAGTGGTGTGTATGACTTGGTACCATTGGTTAATATATCAGTCAACGATCCTCTTCATATGACGGA TGATGAAGCAAGGCAATGCAGTCCGCAGTATCATGTTGCTACATTTCAAACCGACTGCAACGTGTTAGTTGTCGTAGCAGAAAATGAGTCTCCCGCTTTCAAACAGCAATCACAAACATATACACAg TCTCTTCAGTCTTCTGGTGTATCCTGTAGAGAATTGCTTGAAATAGAGGAAGTCGATCACTTCAATGTGGCAGAAAGACTGTCCGATCCTCATTTTGAGCTCACCCAG ACGATTCTGTCAATGATGGGGATGCAGACTAGCTTGTGA